In Afipia carboxidovorans OM5, the sequence CCGATCCGCGCGAAGAAGGCCCGTTACTATGAGGACAGCCGCTTCAAGGAGCGCATTCTTGCGCCGCCGGTGCTGGCCAAACCGGCACAGGGGCGCGCGGACGACTGGAGCAGCCTGCCGGTTCCGACGCGCCCCGAGGGGATCGACGCGACGGCGGCTTCCACATCGTCCGATGAAGACCCGACCGAATCCGAGCGCCGCCATCAGCCCGAGCTCAATCGCACGGCTCCCCAGGAGAAGAAGGCTCCGATCGAGAACGAATTCGAGTTCGATCTTCCGGAGGAGCCTGATGAAGAAGCGATGCAGAACCGCCGCATGACCCGCCTGATGCAAGGTGTCGCCCGTCAGGTCTCCCTCGACCCCAATGACGGCATGGAGCTGTAGGCCCATGGCCGGACGAACGAAGAAGGTGAAGATCTCGGTCTACCTCGACCCCGATGTCATGACGATGCTCGGCGATTATGCCGCGCGCCGGGACCAGTCGCAGTCGATGATCGCCGAGGCCGCGATCGCGTCCTTTCTGTCACCGGATGATGCCGAGCGGCGTGAGGCCGTCGTTGCGAAGCGCCTCGATCAGCTCGACCGCCGACTGACGCGCATGGAGCGCGACGTCGGAATCTCGATGGAAACTTTGGCTGTGTTCATCAAGTTCTGGTTGGCGACAACACCGGCGCTTCCCGAGCCCGCCGCCCAAGCGGCGCGCGCCAAGGCTGGAGAGCGCTACGAGGCGTTCATCATCGCACTGGGTCGACGGCTGGCGAGCGGACCAAAGCTCAGGCAGGAAGTCTCGGACGACGTACCAGCGTCTGAGTAAGTAATGTTGGAAGCGCCTCATATCCGATATCATCGGCGCGACGCGTTACCATCATCGAGCGGCGCAAGGCGCAAGGAGACCGTCGACGCGAATTCGGCCGAGTCGTTCTTCGTAGTCTCCGCTTTCGTCGCAAGCATTCTAGCGAGCATTCTTGCAGGCGCACCGCCGTTCTCCTGTATTTGCACGCTGCGCTACTACTACGCCCGAATATTGTTGAAGGAGCCCGATTTCGGGCCCTTTTAATCATCCCCGTCCGGGGACCGTCTGAATTGTTCCCAGCCAGAGCGGGGACAAGATGGCGGCGATACATGACAATACAGAAGGGCGCACACGCAGTTCGCGCATGCTGCGTACAGCCCTCGGCGCCGCCATCACGCGGTTCCTGGATGACCCATCCATCATCGAAGTGATGCTAAATCCGGACGGCCGCGTCTGGGTTGATCGCCTCTCCGAAGGTCTTGCCGACACCGGCGAAACGCTCTCTCCAGCCGATGGCGAACGTATCGTCCGCCTCGTCGCGCACCATGTCGGCGTCGAAGTCCATCCCCGCGCTCCGCGCGTCTCGGCCGAGCTGCCGGAAACAGGTGAGCGGTTCGAGGGCCTGTTGCCCCCCGTCGTGGCTGCGCCGGCCTTCGCCATCCGCAAGCCGGCCGTCGCGGTGTTCGCCCTCGAAGACTACGTGGCCGCCGGCATCATGACCGCCACCCAGGCTGTGACGCTGCGCGAGGCCGTCATATCCCGCGCCAACATCCTCGTCGCGGGCGGCACCAGCACTGGCAAGACCACGCTGACCAACGCGCTGCTCGCCGAGGTGGCCAAGGGCGCGGATCGCGTCGTCATCATCGAGGACACGCGCGAGCTGCAATGCGCCGCGCCCAACCTTGTCGCGATGCGGACGAAGGATGGCGTCGCCACGCTTTCCGATCTGGTCCGATCCAGCCTGCGCCTGCGCCCCGACCGCATCCCGATCGGCGAGGTGCGCGGGTCCGAAGCCCTCGATCTCCTCAAGGCCTGGGGCACCGGCCACCCCGGGGGCATCGGCACCATCCATGCCGGCACGGGCATCGGCGCGCTGCGCCGCCTCGAGCAGCTCATCCAGGAAGCCGTCGTCACCGTCCCACGCGCCCTGATCGCCGAGACGATCGACCTTGTCGCCGTCCTCTCCGGCCGCGGTTCCGCGCGCCGGCTCGCAGAACTCGCCCGCGTCGAAGGCCTCGGCCCCGACGGCGACTACCGCATCACCCCTGCCACCTCAACCACAGGAGACAACACATGATCCGCACCTTCGCGCGCGGCTGCCACACCATGGCGACCGCCGCTGCCGCTGTTTCCATCAGCGTGCTTTTCACCCAGGCCGCTCACGCCTCCGGCTCCTCGATGCCGTGGGAAGCGCCGCTGCAATCCATCCTCCAATCGATCGAGGGGCCGGTGGCGAAGATCATCGCCGTGATCATCATCATCGTCACCGGTCTGACGCTGGCATTCGGCGACACCTCAGGCGGATTCCGCCGCCTGATCCAGATCGTCTTCGGCCTGTCGATCGCGTTCGCGGCGTCGAGCTTCTTCCTGTCCTTCTTCTCGTTCGGCGGCGGGGCGGTGATCTGATGACCGCTGGCCTCGAACAGCTCGCTGAGGTGCCGGGCTTCACGGTTCCGGTCCACAGGGCGCTGACTGAGCACATCATGCTCGGCGGCGCTCCGCGTTCGATCGCGATCATGAATGGCACGCTGGCCGGCGCGGTCGGCCTCGGCTTGCGCCTCTGGCTCGTCGGCCTCGCTATCTGGGCGATCGGCCACTTCGCGGCGGTCTGGGCGGCCAAGCGCGACCCGCTCTTCGTCGAGGTGGGACGCAGGCACCTGCGCATCCCCGGTCATCTGTCCGTCTGACGGAGTCATCGCCATGATGAACCTCGCCGAATACCGCCGCACCGGCACATGCCTTGCCGACTATCTGCCCTGGGTGGCGCTCGTCGAAGAGGGCATCGTCCTCAACAAGGACGGTTCGTTCCAACGCACCGCACGATTCCGCGGACCGGACCTCGATTCTGCTGTCGCCGCCGAGCTGGTGGCCGTCGCCGGCCGCCTCAACAACGCCTTTCGTCGCCTTGGTTCTGGCTGGGCGATCTTTGTGGAAGCGCAACGCTACGAGGCTTCGCACTATCCGTCCGATCTCTTTCCTGATGCCGCGTCCGCGCTCCTCGACGCCGAACGCAAGGCTGATTTCGAAGAAGCGGGCAGCCATTTCGTATCGAGCTATTTCCTCACCATCACCTACCTGCCACCGGCCGAGGACGCAGCACGCACTGAAGCTTGGCTCTACGAAGGGCGCGAGCATAGCGGCGTTGATCCGCATGAGGTCCTCAAGACGTTCATGGACCGCACCGATCGCGTCGTGGGGCTGCTTGACGGCTTCATGCCCGAATGCGCATGGCTCGATAGCTTCGAGACGCTGACCTATCTGCATTCAACGGTGTCGACGAAACGCCACCGCGTCCGCGTCCCTGAAACGCCAATCTATCTCGACGCGCTGCTCGCCGATCAGCCACTGACCGGTGGGCTCGAACCACGCCTCGGGGCGTCTCACCTGCGCGTCCTGACCATTGTCGGATTTCCGACCGCGACCACACCCGGCATTCTCGATGATCTCAATCGTCTCGCCTTTCCTTATCGCTGGTCGACCCGCGCGATCCTGCTCGACAAGACCGACGCCACCAAGCTGCTGACGAAGATCCGCCGCCAATGGTTCGCCAAGCGCAAGTCGATCGCGGCGATCCTCAAGGAGGTCATGACCAACGAAGCCTCCGCGCTCGTTGATACCGATGCCGCCAACAAGGCGGCGGACGCCGATCTGGCCCTGCAGGAGCTGGGCGCCGACTTCGCCGGTCAGACCTATGTGACCGCGACCATCACCGTCTGGGACGACGATCCGCGCCTCGCCAGCGAAAAGCTGCGGCTCGTGGAGAAGGTCATCCAGGGCCGCGACTTCACCTGCATGACCGAAACCATCAACGCCGTCGATGCCTGGCTCGGTACACTGCCAGGCCATGTCTACGCCAATGTGCGTCAGCCTCCGATATCGACGCTCAATCTCGCTCACATCATTCCGCTCTCGGCGGTGTGGGCGGGACCGGAACGGGACGAGCATTTTGCAGGGCCCCCACTGCTCTTCGGCAAGACCGAAGGCTCGACCCCGTTCCGGCTTGCCCTTCATGTCGGCGATGTCGGCCACACCCTTGTCGTCGGCCCCACCGGCGCCGGCAAGTCCGTCCTGCTGGCCATCATGGCCTTGCAGTTCCGCCGCTACGCCGGCTCCCAGGTCTTCGCCTTCGACTTCGGCGGCTCCATCCGGAGCGCCGCCCTCGCGATGGGCGGTGACTGGCACGATCTGGGCGGCAACCTGTCCGAAGGCCTCGACTCCTCGGTCTCGCTGCAGCCGCTTTCCCGCGTTCACGACACTCCCGAACGCGCCTGGGCTGCCGACTGGCTTGTCTCCATCCTGACCCGCGAGGGTGTGCCGATCACACCCGACGTCAAGGAGCACATCTGGTCGGCGCTGACCTCGCTCGCGTCGGCTCCTGTTGAGGAACGGACGATCACCGGCCTCAC encodes:
- a CDS encoding CopG family transcriptional regulator, whose product is MAGRTKKVKISVYLDPDVMTMLGDYAARRDQSQSMIAEAAIASFLSPDDAERREAVVAKRLDQLDRRLTRMERDVGISMETLAVFIKFWLATTPALPEPAAQAARAKAGERYEAFIIALGRRLASGPKLRQEVSDDVPASE
- the trbB gene encoding P-type conjugative transfer ATPase TrbB is translated as MAAIHDNTEGRTRSSRMLRTALGAAITRFLDDPSIIEVMLNPDGRVWVDRLSEGLADTGETLSPADGERIVRLVAHHVGVEVHPRAPRVSAELPETGERFEGLLPPVVAAPAFAIRKPAVAVFALEDYVAAGIMTATQAVTLREAVISRANILVAGGTSTGKTTLTNALLAEVAKGADRVVIIEDTRELQCAAPNLVAMRTKDGVATLSDLVRSSLRLRPDRIPIGEVRGSEALDLLKAWGTGHPGGIGTIHAGTGIGALRRLEQLIQEAVVTVPRALIAETIDLVAVLSGRGSARRLAELARVEGLGPDGDYRITPATSTTGDNT
- a CDS encoding TrbC/VirB2 family protein, translating into MIRTFARGCHTMATAAAAVSISVLFTQAAHASGSSMPWEAPLQSILQSIEGPVAKIIAVIIIIVTGLTLAFGDTSGGFRRLIQIVFGLSIAFAASSFFLSFFSFGGGAVI
- a CDS encoding VirB3 family type IV secretion system protein — its product is MTAGLEQLAEVPGFTVPVHRALTEHIMLGGAPRSIAIMNGTLAGAVGLGLRLWLVGLAIWAIGHFAAVWAAKRDPLFVEVGRRHLRIPGHLSV
- the trbE gene encoding conjugal transfer protein TrbE, translated to MMNLAEYRRTGTCLADYLPWVALVEEGIVLNKDGSFQRTARFRGPDLDSAVAAELVAVAGRLNNAFRRLGSGWAIFVEAQRYEASHYPSDLFPDAASALLDAERKADFEEAGSHFVSSYFLTITYLPPAEDAARTEAWLYEGREHSGVDPHEVLKTFMDRTDRVVGLLDGFMPECAWLDSFETLTYLHSTVSTKRHRVRVPETPIYLDALLADQPLTGGLEPRLGASHLRVLTIVGFPTATTPGILDDLNRLAFPYRWSTRAILLDKTDATKLLTKIRRQWFAKRKSIAAILKEVMTNEASALVDTDAANKAADADLALQELGADFAGQTYVTATITVWDDDPRLASEKLRLVEKVIQGRDFTCMTETINAVDAWLGTLPGHVYANVRQPPISTLNLAHIIPLSAVWAGPERDEHFAGPPLLFGKTEGSTPFRLALHVGDVGHTLVVGPTGAGKSVLLAIMALQFRRYAGSQVFAFDFGGSIRSAALAMGGDWHDLGGNLSEGLDSSVSLQPLSRVHDTPERAWAADWLVSILTREGVPITPDVKEHIWSALTSLASAPVEERTITGLTVLLQSNDLKQALRPYCVGGPYGRLLDAEFEQLGSASVQAFEIEGLVGTGAAPAVLSYLFHRIGDRLDGSPTMLIIDEGWLALDDDAFAGQLREWLKTLRKKNASVIFATQSLSDIDNSGIAPAIIESCPTRLLLPNERAIEPQITAIYRRFGLNDRQIEILARATPKRDYYCQSRRGNRLFELGLSEVGLALAAASSKTDQALIARTVAEHGHDGFLAAWLRLRGAEWAADLIPDLTNLIPQQPEKEA